A region of Cheilinus undulatus linkage group 10, ASM1832078v1, whole genome shotgun sequence DNA encodes the following proteins:
- the LOC121516708 gene encoding E3 SUMO-protein ligase ZBED1-like produces the protein MARACQDEAITKSLAYFIAKDMMPFRTVERPGFKTLMNTVAPKYKIPRRQQLSEKEIPNMYLKVKADVVSSLAEAQHVAFTTDLWTSNTGHPYMSLTAHFITPAWEMKAACLETAFLPEDHTAENIKQAFNNLIAEWGIDQTAEVCVMTDNATNMKAAFKSLPSNWISCFGHNLNLALGKALKINQLEAAVKACRSVVQGFNHSWKRRRELAKKQAELNLPQHTLIQDVVTRWGSTYDMMSRFVEQHTAVAATLMGDRNTRHLVLKGSYISTLEDACKVLKPLRTFTDSLAAETRITISSLRPVLHLMASILAEEDDDSSLMKSMKCVIRQNLEERYEDPDMAKVMNNACVLDPRFKLTFTEEEANVIPAIKSQLEQQVATSEGSSCSLSHQESSARGESEEENTEVCSSEPSEGLAGILKMISKKTQQRKGQSAETERQTAVLEVSAYTSMPTIPVEKDPLQWWKANEDEFPRLAKLARKVLCVPATSVSSERLFSSSGNIQTVFRSSLTPDKLNMLVFLHKNLP, from the exons ATGGCTCGTGCATGTCAGGATGAAGCCATCACTAAATCACTGGCTTACTTCATCGCAAAGGACATGATGCCCTTTAGAACAGTTGAGAGGCCAGGGTTCAAAACACTGATGAATACTGTTGCTCCTAAATACAAaatcccaagaagacaacaactTTCTGAAAAAGAAATCCCCAACATGTACCTGAAAGTTAAAGCTGACGTTGTCAGCTCTCTGGCAGAGGCACAGCATGTTGCTTTTACTACAGATCTGTGGACCAGCAATACAGGCCACCCCTACATGAGCTTAACCGCACACTTCATAACACCGGCGTGGGAAATGAAGGCTGCATGTCTGGAGACAGCTTTCCTACCTGAGGACCACACTGCAGAAAACATCAAACAGGCCTTTAATAATCTAATCGCAGAATGGGGGATTGACCAAACAGCAGAAGTATGTGTTATGACCGACAATGCCACCAACATGAAGGCTGCGTTTAAATCTCTCCCATCCAACTGGATCAGCTGCTTTGGGCATAATTTAAATCTTGCACTTGGAAAGGCCCTGAAGATTAACCAACTAGAAGCTGCTGTGAAGGCGTGTAGGAGTGTGGTCCAAGGATTCAACCACTCATGGAAGAGAAGGAGGGAGCTGGCAAAGAAACAGGCAGAGCTAAATCTGCCTCAGCATACCTTAATCCAAGATGTTGTTACAAGATGGGGGTCTACATACGACATGATGTCAAG GTTTGTTGAACAGCATACTGCAGTGGCAGCTACTCTCATGGGGGACAGAAATACCAGGCACCTTGTGCTGAAGGGGTCCTACATCTCTACTCTTGAGGATGCATGTAAGGTCCTGAAGCCACTCCGAACCTTCACTGATTCCCTGGCTGCAGAGACACGTATCACAATCTCCTCCCTGAGACCTGTCCTGCATCTGATGGCATCCATCTTGGCAGAGGAAGATGATGACAGCAGCCTGATGAAGAGTATGAAATGTGTCATCCGCCAGAACTTAGAAGAGCGGTATGAAGATCCGGACATGGCTAAAG TGATGAATAATGCCTGTGTACTGGACCCACGCTTCAAGCTGACcttcacagaagaagaagctaaTGTGATTCCTGCAATCAAAAGCCAGCTAGAGCAGCAAGTTGCTACCAGTGAAGGAAGCTCTTGTTCACTATCACACCAGGAGTCTTCTGCCAGAGGAGAGAGTGAAGAGGAGAACACAGAGGTCTGCAGCTCTGAGCCCTCAGAGGGCTTGGCaggtattttaaaaatgatctcaaagaaaacacagcagcGGAAGGGACAATCAGCAGAAACTGAGAGACAAACTGCAGTCCTTGAAGTTTCTGCATACACATCCATGCCCACCATTCCTGTAGAGAAAGACCCATTGCAATGGTGGAAAGCTAATGAGGATGAGTTTCCAAGGTTGGCAAAACTGGCAAGGAAGGTCCTTTGTGTTCCTGCCACCAGTGTTTCATCTGAAAGACTTTTCAGTTCTTCAGGGAACATTCAGACAGTGTTTCGCTCCAGCTTGACACCTGATAAACTTAACATGCTTGTTTTCCTTCATAAAAATCTACCATAG